Proteins encoded within one genomic window of Calypte anna isolate BGI_N300 chromosome 25, bCalAnn1_v1.p, whole genome shotgun sequence:
- the ADAM15 gene encoding disintegrin and metalloproteinase domain-containing protein 15 isoform X4, with protein MGPQVMVATGLLFATGLLLATDSGTTGSGAGDSLWQSHVGLGRSWYITPWVLQDNRTLSLAEATQGGFPSRLWVLLEVEGTQLVLELEQNWELVQGTGTLLYYLPNGTRVTQEASQQEHCCYQGTVQSFPGSWASLCACAGLSGQLWLSESRSYRLEPDTSSPLGHHILHQLGGVRMAPRACRQDPLDPPRAADETKPQRPQRGKRAAEEQRFVELVMVVDHAAFQNYPTLDRVRTRTLEIANQVDVFFQPLGVRVALLAVEVWSEGDRFAVGGSAKAVLERFLRWRQQDLLPRLPHDNAQLLTGTHFDDVSVGMSAQASMCSPARSGGVSMDHSVSTIVMASTVAHQLGHNLGMRHDGTGRFCHCSDLQQDRGCIMASPTGLTPGLSFSNCSQQDLEHSLQQGRGWCLSNIPEPRSLEGTPSCGNRFLERGEGCDCGLSLECTDPCCNSSTCQLVPGAACATGAACCQDCQLRPAGHPCREPLGECDLPEFCDGVSPHCPPDTFLQDGQPCAGGRALCYSGACATYEGQCQQLLGPGAGPVNSSCMAALNANGDKRGHCGQLPNGSYVACAQQDAGCGMLQCQRGAGDRPERSCQGTLLPGDEDVSDAAMVLPGTACGPGKVCFQHRCQDVSTLGDQECQSKCHGHGVCNNHGHCHCHRGWAPPTCQSPGAGGSQDSGPAATERGGSTLPTALALSTLLGLALALGLCCTRRAGLHKHLCQLGKGTSCRYSAETRVRFLGPEAAAGWSGISQPEPRVGSQDPPARPRPPQWRRATELQVMGSNKAPPSDRPPPPTRPLPADPPGSQPPGLAKPPPPQRPLPLDPPGPSLPPGHPYVTVIPSRPAPPPPMGAPPEA; from the exons ATGGGGCCGCAGGTGATGGTGGCCACCGGGCTACTGTTCGCCACCGGGCTGCTGCTCGCCACCGACAGCGGGACCACCGGGAGCGGCGCAG GTGACAGTTTGTGGCAGAGCCATGTGGGATTGGGACGCTCCTGGTACATCACCCCATGGGTCCTGCAGGACAACAGGACTCTCAGCCTGGCTGAGGCGACGCAG ggggggTTCCCCAGCCGGCTGTGGGTCCTGCTGGAGGTGGAGGGGACACAActggtgctggagctggagcaaaACTG ggagctggtgcAGGGCACCGGGACACTGCTCTATTACCTGCCCAATGGCACACGGGTGACACAGGAGGCCAGCCAGCAG gagcatTGCTGCTACCAGGGGACAGTGCAGAGCTTCCCTGGCTCCTGGGCCAGTCTCTGTGCCTGCGCTGGACTCAG cGGCCAACTCTGGCTGTCAGAGTCCAGGAGCTACAGGCTGGAGCCAGACACCAGCAGCCCCCTGGGGCACCACATCCTGCACCAGCTTGGGGGGGTCCGGATGGCACCGCGGGCCTGCAGGCAGGACCCCCTGGACCCACCCCGAGCAGCAGATGAGACAAAACCCCAGAGGCCACAGAGG ggcaAGCGGGCAGCGGAGGAGCAGCGGTTCGTGGAGCTGGTGATGGTTGTGGACCACGCTGCA TTCCAGAATTACCCCACCCTGGACCGTGTCCGCACCCGGACCCTCGAAATCGCCAACCAGGTGGATGTG TTCTTCCAGCCACTGGGAGTGCGGGTGGCCCTGCTGGCAGTGGAGGTCTGGAGCGAGGGTGACAGGTTTGCCGTGGGTGGCAGCGCCAAAGCTGTCCTGGAGCGGTTCCTGCGCTGGCGCCAGCAGGACCTGCTGCCCCGCCTGCCCCACGACAATGCTCAGCTCCTCAC GGGCACTCACTTTGATGATGTCTCGGTGGGGATGTCAGCTCAAGCCTCCATGTGTTCCCCCGCACGCTCTGGGGGGGTCAGCATG gACCACTCGGTCAGCACCATTGTCATGGCCTCCACCGTGGCCCATCAGCTGGGGCACAACCTGGGCATGCGGCACGATGGCACCGGGCGCTTCTGCCACTGCAGTGACCTCCAGCAGGACCGTGGCTGCATCATGGCATCACCCACGGG GCTGACGCCCGGCTTGAGCTTCAGCaactgcagccagcaggaccTGGAGCACAGCCTGCAGCAAGGCCGGGGCTGGTGCCTCTCCAACATCCCTGAGCCTCGGAGCCTGGAGGGGACTCCCAGCTGTGGGAATCGCTTCCTGGAGCGAGGCGAGGGCTGTGACTGCGGCCTCAGCCTG GAGTGCACCGATCCCTGCTGTAACAGCAGCACCTGCCAGCTGGTTCCTGGGGCTGCCTGTGCCACCGGCGCTGCCTGCTGCCAGGACTGCCAG CTGCGCCCTGCTGGACACCCCTGCCGGGAGCCCCTGGGTGAGTGTGACCTGCCCGAGTTCTGCGATGGGGTCTCACCCCACTGCCCACCCGACACCTTCCTGCAGGACGGGCAGCCCTGCGCTGGCGGGCGGGCGCTCTGCTACAGCGGGGCCTGTGCCACCTACGAGGGacagtgccagcagctgctggggccaG GCGCCGGTCCTGTCAACAGCTCCTGCATGGCTGCCCTGAATGCCAACGGGGACAAACGTGGGCACTGCGGGCAGCTCCCCAATGGCTCCTACGTTGCCTGTGCCCAGCA GGATGCTGGCTGTGGGATGCTGCAGTGCCAGCGTGGCGCTGGGGACAGGCCAGAAAGGTCCTGCCAGGGGACCCTTCTGCCTGGGGACGAGGACGTGAGCGATGCCGCTATGGTgctgcctggcactgcctgtGGCCCCGGGAAG GTCTGCTTCCAGCACCGCTGCCAGGACGTCTCCACACTGGGGGACCAGGAGTGCCAGAGCAAGTGCCATGGGCACGGG GTCTGCAACAACCACGGGCACTGCCACTGCCACCGGGGATGGGCCCCCCCGACCTGCCAgagccctggggcagggggcagCCAGGACAGCGGCCCCGCTGCCACCGAGCGAG GGGGGAGCACCCTGCCCACCGCCCTGGCCCTGAGCACGCTGCTGGGGCTGGCGCTggccctggggctctgctgcaCCCGCCGCGCCGGCCTGCACAAGCACCTCTGCCAGCTCGGCAAGGGGACATCCTGCCGGTACAG CGCTGAGACCCGGGTGCGATTCCTGGGTCCAGAAGCTGCAGCCGGATGGAGCGG GATCTCACAGCCGGAGCCTCGGGTGGGCAGCCAGGACCCCCCTGCACGCCCACGACCCCCACAGTGGCGTCGGGCCACGGAGCTGCAGGTCATGGGGAGCAACAAG GCCCCCCCTTCGGACAGGCCGCCCCCCCCCACACGCCCGCTGCCCGCGGACCCCCCAGGCTCTCAG cccccaggtcTGGCCAAGCCCCCCCCACCACAGAGGCCGCTGCCCTTGGACCCCCCGGGACCTTCGCTCCCCCCTGGTCACCCTTATGTCACCGTGATCCCCTCCAG aCCGGCCCCCCCGCCACCCATGGGTGCCCCCCCGGAGGCGTGA
- the ADAM15 gene encoding disintegrin and metalloproteinase domain-containing protein 15 isoform X5, which translates to MGPQVMVATGLLFATGLLLATDSGTTGSGAGDSLWQSHVGLGRSWYITPWVLQDNRTLSLAEATQGGFPSRLWVLLEVEGTQLVLELEQNWELVQGTGTLLYYLPNGTRVTQEASQQEHCCYQGTVQSFPGSWASLCACAGLSGQLWLSESRSYRLEPDTSSPLGHHILHQLGGVRMAPRACRQDPLDPPRAADETKPQRPQRGKRAAEEQRFVELVMVVDHAAFQNYPTLDRVRTRTLEIANQVDVFFQPLGVRVALLAVEVWSEGDRFAVGGSAKAVLERFLRWRQQDLLPRLPHDNAQLLTGTHFDDVSVGMSAQASMCSPARSGGVSMDHSVSTIVMASTVAHQLGHNLGMRHDGTGRFCHCSDLQQDRGCIMASPTGLTPGLSFSNCSQQDLEHSLQQGRGWCLSNIPEPRSLEGTPSCGNRFLERGEGCDCGLSLECTDPCCNSSTCQLVPGAACATGAACCQDCQLRPAGHPCREPLGECDLPEFCDGVSPHCPPDTFLQDGQPCAGGRALCYSGACATYEGQCQQLLGPGAGPVNSSCMAALNANGDKRGHCGQLPNGSYVACAQQDAGCGMLQCQRGAGDRPERSCQGTLLPGDEDVSDAAMVLPGTACGPGKVCFQHRCQDVSTLGDQECQSKCHGHGVCNNHGHCHCHRGWAPPTCQSPGPEHAAGAGAGPGALLHPPRRPAQAPLPARQGDILPVQDLTAGASGGQPGPPCTPTTPTVASGHGAAGHGEQQACCTACPLQGLHGACPLSLSPQPARPDPPSRPLPPDPPPKAPPSDRPPPPTRPLPADPPGSQPPGLAKPPPPQRPLPLDPPGPSLPPGHPYVTVIPSRPAPPPPMGAPPEA; encoded by the exons ATGGGGCCGCAGGTGATGGTGGCCACCGGGCTACTGTTCGCCACCGGGCTGCTGCTCGCCACCGACAGCGGGACCACCGGGAGCGGCGCAG GTGACAGTTTGTGGCAGAGCCATGTGGGATTGGGACGCTCCTGGTACATCACCCCATGGGTCCTGCAGGACAACAGGACTCTCAGCCTGGCTGAGGCGACGCAG ggggggTTCCCCAGCCGGCTGTGGGTCCTGCTGGAGGTGGAGGGGACACAActggtgctggagctggagcaaaACTG ggagctggtgcAGGGCACCGGGACACTGCTCTATTACCTGCCCAATGGCACACGGGTGACACAGGAGGCCAGCCAGCAG gagcatTGCTGCTACCAGGGGACAGTGCAGAGCTTCCCTGGCTCCTGGGCCAGTCTCTGTGCCTGCGCTGGACTCAG cGGCCAACTCTGGCTGTCAGAGTCCAGGAGCTACAGGCTGGAGCCAGACACCAGCAGCCCCCTGGGGCACCACATCCTGCACCAGCTTGGGGGGGTCCGGATGGCACCGCGGGCCTGCAGGCAGGACCCCCTGGACCCACCCCGAGCAGCAGATGAGACAAAACCCCAGAGGCCACAGAGG ggcaAGCGGGCAGCGGAGGAGCAGCGGTTCGTGGAGCTGGTGATGGTTGTGGACCACGCTGCA TTCCAGAATTACCCCACCCTGGACCGTGTCCGCACCCGGACCCTCGAAATCGCCAACCAGGTGGATGTG TTCTTCCAGCCACTGGGAGTGCGGGTGGCCCTGCTGGCAGTGGAGGTCTGGAGCGAGGGTGACAGGTTTGCCGTGGGTGGCAGCGCCAAAGCTGTCCTGGAGCGGTTCCTGCGCTGGCGCCAGCAGGACCTGCTGCCCCGCCTGCCCCACGACAATGCTCAGCTCCTCAC GGGCACTCACTTTGATGATGTCTCGGTGGGGATGTCAGCTCAAGCCTCCATGTGTTCCCCCGCACGCTCTGGGGGGGTCAGCATG gACCACTCGGTCAGCACCATTGTCATGGCCTCCACCGTGGCCCATCAGCTGGGGCACAACCTGGGCATGCGGCACGATGGCACCGGGCGCTTCTGCCACTGCAGTGACCTCCAGCAGGACCGTGGCTGCATCATGGCATCACCCACGGG GCTGACGCCCGGCTTGAGCTTCAGCaactgcagccagcaggaccTGGAGCACAGCCTGCAGCAAGGCCGGGGCTGGTGCCTCTCCAACATCCCTGAGCCTCGGAGCCTGGAGGGGACTCCCAGCTGTGGGAATCGCTTCCTGGAGCGAGGCGAGGGCTGTGACTGCGGCCTCAGCCTG GAGTGCACCGATCCCTGCTGTAACAGCAGCACCTGCCAGCTGGTTCCTGGGGCTGCCTGTGCCACCGGCGCTGCCTGCTGCCAGGACTGCCAG CTGCGCCCTGCTGGACACCCCTGCCGGGAGCCCCTGGGTGAGTGTGACCTGCCCGAGTTCTGCGATGGGGTCTCACCCCACTGCCCACCCGACACCTTCCTGCAGGACGGGCAGCCCTGCGCTGGCGGGCGGGCGCTCTGCTACAGCGGGGCCTGTGCCACCTACGAGGGacagtgccagcagctgctggggccaG GCGCCGGTCCTGTCAACAGCTCCTGCATGGCTGCCCTGAATGCCAACGGGGACAAACGTGGGCACTGCGGGCAGCTCCCCAATGGCTCCTACGTTGCCTGTGCCCAGCA GGATGCTGGCTGTGGGATGCTGCAGTGCCAGCGTGGCGCTGGGGACAGGCCAGAAAGGTCCTGCCAGGGGACCCTTCTGCCTGGGGACGAGGACGTGAGCGATGCCGCTATGGTgctgcctggcactgcctgtGGCCCCGGGAAG GTCTGCTTCCAGCACCGCTGCCAGGACGTCTCCACACTGGGGGACCAGGAGTGCCAGAGCAAGTGCCATGGGCACGGG GTCTGCAACAACCACGGGCACTGCCACTGCCACCGGGGATGGGCCCCCCCGACCTGCCAga GCCCTGGCCCTGAGCACGCTGCTGGGGCTGGCGCTggccctggggctctgctgcaCCCGCCGCGCCGGCCTGCACAAGCACCTCTGCCAGCTCGGCAAGGGGACATCCTGCCGGTACAG GATCTCACAGCCGGAGCCTCGGGTGGGCAGCCAGGACCCCCCTGCACGCCCACGACCCCCACAGTGGCGTCGGGCCACGGAGCTGCAGGTCATGGGGAGCAACAAG CATGCTGCACGGCTTGCCCTCTGCAGGGGCTGCATGGCGCCtgccccctctccctctctccgCAGCCAGCCCGGCCCGATCCGCCTTCCCGGCCTCTCCCGCCGGACCCTCCACCCAAG GCCCCCCCTTCGGACAGGCCGCCCCCCCCCACACGCCCGCTGCCCGCGGACCCCCCAGGCTCTCAG cccccaggtcTGGCCAAGCCCCCCCCACCACAGAGGCCGCTGCCCTTGGACCCCCCGGGACCTTCGCTCCCCCCTGGTCACCCTTATGTCACCGTGATCCCCTCCAG aCCGGCCCCCCCGCCACCCATGGGTGCCCCCCCGGAGGCGTGA
- the ADAM15 gene encoding disintegrin and metalloproteinase domain-containing protein 15 isoform X1, translated as MGPQVMVATGLLFATGLLLATDSGTTGSGAGDSLWQSHVGLGRSWYITPWVLQDNRTLSLAEATQGGFPSRLWVLLEVEGTQLVLELEQNWELVQGTGTLLYYLPNGTRVTQEASQQEHCCYQGTVQSFPGSWASLCACAGLSGQLWLSESRSYRLEPDTSSPLGHHILHQLGGVRMAPRACRQDPLDPPRAADETKPQRPQRGKRAAEEQRFVELVMVVDHAAFQNYPTLDRVRTRTLEIANQVDVFFQPLGVRVALLAVEVWSEGDRFAVGGSAKAVLERFLRWRQQDLLPRLPHDNAQLLTGTHFDDVSVGMSAQASMCSPARSGGVSMDHSVSTIVMASTVAHQLGHNLGMRHDGTGRFCHCSDLQQDRGCIMASPTGLTPGLSFSNCSQQDLEHSLQQGRGWCLSNIPEPRSLEGTPSCGNRFLERGEGCDCGLSLECTDPCCNSSTCQLVPGAACATGAACCQDCQLRPAGHPCREPLGECDLPEFCDGVSPHCPPDTFLQDGQPCAGGRALCYSGACATYEGQCQQLLGPGAGPVNSSCMAALNANGDKRGHCGQLPNGSYVACAQQDAGCGMLQCQRGAGDRPERSCQGTLLPGDEDVSDAAMVLPGTACGPGKVCFQHRCQDVSTLGDQECQSKCHGHGVCNNHGHCHCHRGWAPPTCQSPGAGGSQDSGPAATERGGSTLPTALALSTLLGLALALGLCCTRRAGLHKHLCQLGKGTSCRYSAETRVRFLGPEAAAGWSGISQPEPRVGSQDPPARPRPPQWRRATELQVMGSNKHAARLALCRGCMAPAPSPSLRSQPGPIRLPGLSRRTLHPRPPLRTGRPPPHARCPRTPQALSPQVWPSPPHHRGRCPWTPRDLRSPLVTLMSP; from the exons ATGGGGCCGCAGGTGATGGTGGCCACCGGGCTACTGTTCGCCACCGGGCTGCTGCTCGCCACCGACAGCGGGACCACCGGGAGCGGCGCAG GTGACAGTTTGTGGCAGAGCCATGTGGGATTGGGACGCTCCTGGTACATCACCCCATGGGTCCTGCAGGACAACAGGACTCTCAGCCTGGCTGAGGCGACGCAG ggggggTTCCCCAGCCGGCTGTGGGTCCTGCTGGAGGTGGAGGGGACACAActggtgctggagctggagcaaaACTG ggagctggtgcAGGGCACCGGGACACTGCTCTATTACCTGCCCAATGGCACACGGGTGACACAGGAGGCCAGCCAGCAG gagcatTGCTGCTACCAGGGGACAGTGCAGAGCTTCCCTGGCTCCTGGGCCAGTCTCTGTGCCTGCGCTGGACTCAG cGGCCAACTCTGGCTGTCAGAGTCCAGGAGCTACAGGCTGGAGCCAGACACCAGCAGCCCCCTGGGGCACCACATCCTGCACCAGCTTGGGGGGGTCCGGATGGCACCGCGGGCCTGCAGGCAGGACCCCCTGGACCCACCCCGAGCAGCAGATGAGACAAAACCCCAGAGGCCACAGAGG ggcaAGCGGGCAGCGGAGGAGCAGCGGTTCGTGGAGCTGGTGATGGTTGTGGACCACGCTGCA TTCCAGAATTACCCCACCCTGGACCGTGTCCGCACCCGGACCCTCGAAATCGCCAACCAGGTGGATGTG TTCTTCCAGCCACTGGGAGTGCGGGTGGCCCTGCTGGCAGTGGAGGTCTGGAGCGAGGGTGACAGGTTTGCCGTGGGTGGCAGCGCCAAAGCTGTCCTGGAGCGGTTCCTGCGCTGGCGCCAGCAGGACCTGCTGCCCCGCCTGCCCCACGACAATGCTCAGCTCCTCAC GGGCACTCACTTTGATGATGTCTCGGTGGGGATGTCAGCTCAAGCCTCCATGTGTTCCCCCGCACGCTCTGGGGGGGTCAGCATG gACCACTCGGTCAGCACCATTGTCATGGCCTCCACCGTGGCCCATCAGCTGGGGCACAACCTGGGCATGCGGCACGATGGCACCGGGCGCTTCTGCCACTGCAGTGACCTCCAGCAGGACCGTGGCTGCATCATGGCATCACCCACGGG GCTGACGCCCGGCTTGAGCTTCAGCaactgcagccagcaggaccTGGAGCACAGCCTGCAGCAAGGCCGGGGCTGGTGCCTCTCCAACATCCCTGAGCCTCGGAGCCTGGAGGGGACTCCCAGCTGTGGGAATCGCTTCCTGGAGCGAGGCGAGGGCTGTGACTGCGGCCTCAGCCTG GAGTGCACCGATCCCTGCTGTAACAGCAGCACCTGCCAGCTGGTTCCTGGGGCTGCCTGTGCCACCGGCGCTGCCTGCTGCCAGGACTGCCAG CTGCGCCCTGCTGGACACCCCTGCCGGGAGCCCCTGGGTGAGTGTGACCTGCCCGAGTTCTGCGATGGGGTCTCACCCCACTGCCCACCCGACACCTTCCTGCAGGACGGGCAGCCCTGCGCTGGCGGGCGGGCGCTCTGCTACAGCGGGGCCTGTGCCACCTACGAGGGacagtgccagcagctgctggggccaG GCGCCGGTCCTGTCAACAGCTCCTGCATGGCTGCCCTGAATGCCAACGGGGACAAACGTGGGCACTGCGGGCAGCTCCCCAATGGCTCCTACGTTGCCTGTGCCCAGCA GGATGCTGGCTGTGGGATGCTGCAGTGCCAGCGTGGCGCTGGGGACAGGCCAGAAAGGTCCTGCCAGGGGACCCTTCTGCCTGGGGACGAGGACGTGAGCGATGCCGCTATGGTgctgcctggcactgcctgtGGCCCCGGGAAG GTCTGCTTCCAGCACCGCTGCCAGGACGTCTCCACACTGGGGGACCAGGAGTGCCAGAGCAAGTGCCATGGGCACGGG GTCTGCAACAACCACGGGCACTGCCACTGCCACCGGGGATGGGCCCCCCCGACCTGCCAgagccctggggcagggggcagCCAGGACAGCGGCCCCGCTGCCACCGAGCGAG GGGGGAGCACCCTGCCCACCGCCCTGGCCCTGAGCACGCTGCTGGGGCTGGCGCTggccctggggctctgctgcaCCCGCCGCGCCGGCCTGCACAAGCACCTCTGCCAGCTCGGCAAGGGGACATCCTGCCGGTACAG CGCTGAGACCCGGGTGCGATTCCTGGGTCCAGAAGCTGCAGCCGGATGGAGCGG GATCTCACAGCCGGAGCCTCGGGTGGGCAGCCAGGACCCCCCTGCACGCCCACGACCCCCACAGTGGCGTCGGGCCACGGAGCTGCAGGTCATGGGGAGCAACAAG CATGCTGCACGGCTTGCCCTCTGCAGGGGCTGCATGGCGCCtgccccctctccctctctccgCAGCCAGCCCGGCCCGATCCGCCTTCCCGGCCTCTCCCGCCGGACCCTCCACCCAAG GCCCCCCCTTCGGACAGGCCGCCCCCCCCCACACGCCCGCTGCCCGCGGACCCCCCAGGCTCTCAG cccccaggtcTGGCCAAGCCCCCCCCACCACAGAGGCCGCTGCCCTTGGACCCCCCGGGACCTTCGCTCCCCCCTGGTCACCCTTATGTCACCGTGA
- the ADAM15 gene encoding disintegrin and metalloproteinase domain-containing protein 15 isoform X3 — protein sequence MGPQVMVATGLLFATGLLLATDSGTTGSGAGDSLWQSHVGLGRSWYITPWVLQDNRTLSLAEATQGGFPSRLWVLLEVEGTQLVLELEQNWELVQGTGTLLYYLPNGTRVTQEASQQEHCCYQGTVQSFPGSWASLCACAGLSGQLWLSESRSYRLEPDTSSPLGHHILHQLGGVRMAPRACRQDPLDPPRAADETKPQRPQRGKRAAEEQRFVELVMVVDHAAFQNYPTLDRVRTRTLEIANQVDVFFQPLGVRVALLAVEVWSEGDRFAVGGSAKAVLERFLRWRQQDLLPRLPHDNAQLLTGTHFDDVSVGMSAQASMCSPARSGGVSMDHSVSTIVMASTVAHQLGHNLGMRHDGTGRFCHCSDLQQDRGCIMASPTGLTPGLSFSNCSQQDLEHSLQQGRGWCLSNIPEPRSLEGTPSCGNRFLERGEGCDCGLSLECTDPCCNSSTCQLVPGAACATGAACCQDCQLRPAGHPCREPLGECDLPEFCDGVSPHCPPDTFLQDGQPCAGGRALCYSGACATYEGQCQQLLGPGAGPVNSSCMAALNANGDKRGHCGQLPNGSYVACAQQDAGCGMLQCQRGAGDRPERSCQGTLLPGDEDVSDAAMVLPGTACGPGKVCFQHRCQDVSTLGDQECQSKCHGHGVCNNHGHCHCHRGWAPPTCQSPGAGGSQDSGPAATERGGSTLPTALALSTLLGLALALGLCCTRRAGLHKHLCQLGKGTSCRYRISQPEPRVGSQDPPARPRPPQWRRATELQVMGSNKHAARLALCRGCMAPAPSPSLRSQPGPIRLPGLSRRTLHPRPPLRTGRPPPHARCPRTPQALSPQVWPSPPHHRGRCPWTPRDLRSPLVTLMSP from the exons ATGGGGCCGCAGGTGATGGTGGCCACCGGGCTACTGTTCGCCACCGGGCTGCTGCTCGCCACCGACAGCGGGACCACCGGGAGCGGCGCAG GTGACAGTTTGTGGCAGAGCCATGTGGGATTGGGACGCTCCTGGTACATCACCCCATGGGTCCTGCAGGACAACAGGACTCTCAGCCTGGCTGAGGCGACGCAG ggggggTTCCCCAGCCGGCTGTGGGTCCTGCTGGAGGTGGAGGGGACACAActggtgctggagctggagcaaaACTG ggagctggtgcAGGGCACCGGGACACTGCTCTATTACCTGCCCAATGGCACACGGGTGACACAGGAGGCCAGCCAGCAG gagcatTGCTGCTACCAGGGGACAGTGCAGAGCTTCCCTGGCTCCTGGGCCAGTCTCTGTGCCTGCGCTGGACTCAG cGGCCAACTCTGGCTGTCAGAGTCCAGGAGCTACAGGCTGGAGCCAGACACCAGCAGCCCCCTGGGGCACCACATCCTGCACCAGCTTGGGGGGGTCCGGATGGCACCGCGGGCCTGCAGGCAGGACCCCCTGGACCCACCCCGAGCAGCAGATGAGACAAAACCCCAGAGGCCACAGAGG ggcaAGCGGGCAGCGGAGGAGCAGCGGTTCGTGGAGCTGGTGATGGTTGTGGACCACGCTGCA TTCCAGAATTACCCCACCCTGGACCGTGTCCGCACCCGGACCCTCGAAATCGCCAACCAGGTGGATGTG TTCTTCCAGCCACTGGGAGTGCGGGTGGCCCTGCTGGCAGTGGAGGTCTGGAGCGAGGGTGACAGGTTTGCCGTGGGTGGCAGCGCCAAAGCTGTCCTGGAGCGGTTCCTGCGCTGGCGCCAGCAGGACCTGCTGCCCCGCCTGCCCCACGACAATGCTCAGCTCCTCAC GGGCACTCACTTTGATGATGTCTCGGTGGGGATGTCAGCTCAAGCCTCCATGTGTTCCCCCGCACGCTCTGGGGGGGTCAGCATG gACCACTCGGTCAGCACCATTGTCATGGCCTCCACCGTGGCCCATCAGCTGGGGCACAACCTGGGCATGCGGCACGATGGCACCGGGCGCTTCTGCCACTGCAGTGACCTCCAGCAGGACCGTGGCTGCATCATGGCATCACCCACGGG GCTGACGCCCGGCTTGAGCTTCAGCaactgcagccagcaggaccTGGAGCACAGCCTGCAGCAAGGCCGGGGCTGGTGCCTCTCCAACATCCCTGAGCCTCGGAGCCTGGAGGGGACTCCCAGCTGTGGGAATCGCTTCCTGGAGCGAGGCGAGGGCTGTGACTGCGGCCTCAGCCTG GAGTGCACCGATCCCTGCTGTAACAGCAGCACCTGCCAGCTGGTTCCTGGGGCTGCCTGTGCCACCGGCGCTGCCTGCTGCCAGGACTGCCAG CTGCGCCCTGCTGGACACCCCTGCCGGGAGCCCCTGGGTGAGTGTGACCTGCCCGAGTTCTGCGATGGGGTCTCACCCCACTGCCCACCCGACACCTTCCTGCAGGACGGGCAGCCCTGCGCTGGCGGGCGGGCGCTCTGCTACAGCGGGGCCTGTGCCACCTACGAGGGacagtgccagcagctgctggggccaG GCGCCGGTCCTGTCAACAGCTCCTGCATGGCTGCCCTGAATGCCAACGGGGACAAACGTGGGCACTGCGGGCAGCTCCCCAATGGCTCCTACGTTGCCTGTGCCCAGCA GGATGCTGGCTGTGGGATGCTGCAGTGCCAGCGTGGCGCTGGGGACAGGCCAGAAAGGTCCTGCCAGGGGACCCTTCTGCCTGGGGACGAGGACGTGAGCGATGCCGCTATGGTgctgcctggcactgcctgtGGCCCCGGGAAG GTCTGCTTCCAGCACCGCTGCCAGGACGTCTCCACACTGGGGGACCAGGAGTGCCAGAGCAAGTGCCATGGGCACGGG GTCTGCAACAACCACGGGCACTGCCACTGCCACCGGGGATGGGCCCCCCCGACCTGCCAgagccctggggcagggggcagCCAGGACAGCGGCCCCGCTGCCACCGAGCGAG GGGGGAGCACCCTGCCCACCGCCCTGGCCCTGAGCACGCTGCTGGGGCTGGCGCTggccctggggctctgctgcaCCCGCCGCGCCGGCCTGCACAAGCACCTCTGCCAGCTCGGCAAGGGGACATCCTGCCGGTACAG GATCTCACAGCCGGAGCCTCGGGTGGGCAGCCAGGACCCCCCTGCACGCCCACGACCCCCACAGTGGCGTCGGGCCACGGAGCTGCAGGTCATGGGGAGCAACAAG CATGCTGCACGGCTTGCCCTCTGCAGGGGCTGCATGGCGCCtgccccctctccctctctccgCAGCCAGCCCGGCCCGATCCGCCTTCCCGGCCTCTCCCGCCGGACCCTCCACCCAAG GCCCCCCCTTCGGACAGGCCGCCCCCCCCCACACGCCCGCTGCCCGCGGACCCCCCAGGCTCTCAG cccccaggtcTGGCCAAGCCCCCCCCACCACAGAGGCCGCTGCCCTTGGACCCCCCGGGACCTTCGCTCCCCCCTGGTCACCCTTATGTCACCGTGA